Proteins encoded within one genomic window of Suricata suricatta isolate VVHF042 chromosome 17, meerkat_22Aug2017_6uvM2_HiC, whole genome shotgun sequence:
- the WSB1 gene encoding WD repeat and SOCS box-containing protein 1 isoform X2, with protein sequence MMKVLRGHQNWVYSCAFSPDSSLLCSVGASKAVFLWNMDKYTMIRKLEGHHHDVVACDFSPDGALLATASYDTRVYIWDPHTGDILMEFGHLFPPPTPIFAGGANDRWVRSVSFSHDGLHVASLADDKMVRFWRIDEDYPVQVAPLSNGLCCAFSTDGSVLAAGTHDGSVYFWATPRQVPSLQHLCRMSIRRVMPTQEVRELPIPSKVLEFLSYRV encoded by the exons aTGATGAAAGTATTGAGGGGTCATCAGAACTGGGTGTATAGCTGTGCATTCTCTCCTGACTCATCTCTGCTGTGTTCAGTGGGAGCCAGTAAAGCA GTTTTCCTTTGGAATATGGATAAATATACCATGATACGGAAACTGGAAGGACATCACCACGATGTCGTAGCTTGTGACTTTTCTCCTGATGGAGCATTGCTGGCTACTGCATCTTATGACACTCGAGTCTATATCTGGGATCCGCACACTGGAGACATTCTGATGGAATTTGG GCACCTGTTTCCCCCGCCTACTCCGATATTTGCTGGAGGAGCAAATGACCGATGGGTACGATCTGTGTCTTTTAGTCATGACGGACTGCACGTTGCGAGCCTTGCTGATGACAA aaTGGTGCGGTTCTGGAGAATCGATGAAGATTATCCAGTTCAAGTTGCACCTTTGAGCAATGGTCTTTGCTGTGCCTTTTCTACTGATGGCAGTGTTTTAGCTGCTGG GACACATGATGGAAGTGTGTATTTTTGGGCCACTCCAAGGCAAGTCCCTAGCCTTCAACATTTGTGTCGCATGTCAATCAGGAGAGTGATGCCCACCCAGGAAGTCCGGGAGCTGCCGATCCCTTCCAAAGTGCTGGAGTTTCTTTCCTACCGTGTTTAG